The genome window CCCCTCGTCATCCTGCTCCTCGTCCTCGCCCTCCCGGCGGCCTCCGCCGCGGCGGGCGAAGGCTCCTTCACGTTCGAAGGCGCGGCCGGCCTCGTGGGGGCCGTCACCGCGGACGTCGAGACCGGCGCCTTCGCGGTGCGCGCCCTCGACGCGCCCGCTCCGGGCGCCTCCATCTATCTAGAAGCCCGCGCGATCGAGCTCGTCCACGTGACGCGGACCCAGACCTCGGTGGGTTCCGTGCAGCACAGCGGCGACTTCGCGCGCGAGGCGCGCCACTACGCGCATGAGCGCGTGGCGGTCGAGGGCCTCGCCTCCGGCGGCGTCGCGGCCGTCGTTGGCACGTACGGCGAAGGTTCCCGCTTCGCCTCCCGCGACGCGACGCTTCTCGGCGTCGCGCGCGCGTACGTCGCGCGCGCGGGCGACGCGCCGTGGCAGGGGACGCCCGACGGCGACCCCGCGACCTTCGCGCTCGTCGTCGACGACGCGATCGCGATCGCGGGCGCCGCGACGCGCGTGAACCTCACGGGCGAGATCACGCTCTTCCTCGAAGGCGGGCGCGTGACCGCGGGCGGCGACACGTTCGAGACCGGCCGCACGACGCGCGTCGTCGCGCCCGGCGTCACCGAGACGAAGCTCTCGCACGTCGTGATCAAGGCGCGCGGCGCGACGCTCGCCCTTGCCTCGGACGACGCATCCGTGACGTGGCTTGCGCCCGCGCCCGTCCTCTCGGTCGACGGTGCCCTCGTGGGGACCGACGCCGTCGGTCGCCTCGACGTCGAGCGAACCCGCTACGAGAGCGACGGCGGAGCGCTCGTGATCGAGGGCGCGCTGGCGCTCGCGCCCCGTCGCATCGCGTCGTCCTCCCCCACGCTCGACCCGTACGCGGACGTCGTGGACCAGCGGCTCGGATCGTCCGTCTCGGGCGAGATCACCGCGGTGAGCCTCGCGGGCCGCGCCGTCGTCGCCCCCGCCGAGGTCGCGGCGGCCGTCGGCGGACTCGCGCTTTTTGCAGCCGCCGCCTGGTTCTGGCCGACGGTGAAGTACGGCGCCACGGTGGCCCTCGTCCCGCTCTATTCCCGGCTCGCGGAGCCGAAGATCCTCGACAACGACGTGCGGGCGGCGATCTTCCGCATCGTGCAGACGAATCCGGGCATCAGCGCGCGCGCCGTGCATCGCGCGAGCCGGCAGAGCTGGGGCACGGTCGTCTATCACCTCAGGCTCCTCGAGCGGCACCACCGCATCACGAGCCGCCGGGTGGGTCGGTCGCGCCACTTCTACGAGAACCACGGCAAGTATCGCGGCGTCGAGATGGAGATCGTGGTCCTCAAGGGTCCGAAGGCCGAGCTCCTCGCGCGCGCCGTGACGGCCGCGCCCGGCGTCACGCAGGACGTCCTCACGGCGCAGATGGGGCTGCCGCAGAGCACGGTGAGCTACCATCTCCAGAAGCTCATCCGCGCGCGCCTCGTCGAGGAGCGTCGCGACGGCAAGTTCGTCCATTACCACGCGACGGCCTCGCTCACCGCCCTTCTCGCCCGCCTGGATGCGTCCTCGACGGCGCCGCCGGCGGCCACGGCGGCCTGAGCCGCTCCAGGGGAGCATCCAGCCAAGCAAACCATTATATCGGGGGGCTGCATTCAGCCCCTTCCCCCCAGCCGCGAGGCGAGGGGGCGCCGCTGATCCGTGGCCTGCGGGCGACGGGGAGGTGCGCATCCGTGATTCCTGGCGCCCGGGTCCCAGAAAAGTATAAATGGGATGCGTGCGTACAGGGGTTGCTCCTGGGCTTCGGTCCGGGCGCTTCTGACCCATGCCCGCGAGGGCGTGGCGAGGCACGCAATCACTGACCCAGAGTCCGCGCCGCAAGGCGTGAAACGCTTGGGTTGATGAGCGTTCGACGGTCGTCCAACGACCTGACAAACGCTCTTATAGGAAAAGCGCGATAAGGCGCTGCTTCCCATGCGGGAAGCGGGGCGGTTCCGACCGCCCGCAACCGCGCATCGTACCCGGCTGAGCGGCCCTCGAGGCTGCGTTGAAGGACCGGGATCCAAGGCGCGGGACATCCGCAAATTCGTGAGGATCGGAGAAACCCGATTCCCGCCAGGCGCATGAAGCCGGCGAGGAAACGTGACCTCTTCGATCTGAGGTTCGAGCCAAAAGAGCAGTGCATAATGTGGTGAGAAGTACCGCATCCAACGCCTCGTGCGAGTGGATGGTGATACTTGCTTCATCCTGCCAATTCTGGTTGATCCTGCCAGAGACCACCGCTATTGGTGTTCGCTTAAGCCATGCGAGTCGAGAGGGTTCGGCCCTCGGCGGACCGCTCAGTAACACGTGGAGAACCTGCCCTAAGGTGGGGGATAATCTCGGGAAACTGAGGATAATACCCCATAGTCCTGGGATGCTGGAACGCTTCCAGGGCGAAAGCCCCGGCGCCTTAGGATGGCTCTACGGCGTATCAGGTTGTAGTGAGGGTAACGGCCTCACTAGCCTTCGACGCGTACGGGCGTTGAGAGACGTCGCCCGGAGATGAACTCTGAGACACGAGTTCAGGCCCTACGGGGCGCAGCAGGCGCGAAAACTTCGCAATGTGAGAAATCACGACGGGGGAACACCAAGTGCCGGCACAACGTGTCGGCTGTTTTCGTGTCTAAAAAACACGGAGAGTAAGGGCTGGGTAAGACGGGTGCCAGCCGCCGCGGTAATACCTGCAGCCCAAGTGGTGGCCGTTATTATTGGGCCTAAAACGTTCGTAGCCTGTCCGGTAAATGCCTGTGTAAATCGAACGGCTTAACCGTTCGAAGTGCGGGTAGACTGCCGGACTCGGGACCGGGAGAGCTCGAAAGTACTCCGGGGGTAGAGGTGAAATTCTGTAATCCTCGGGGGACTACCGGTGGCGAAGGCGTTCGAGTAGAACGGCTCCGACGGTGAGGAACGAAGCCCTGGGGCGCAAACCGGATTAGATACCCGGGTAGTCCAGGGTGTAAACGCTGCGAGCTTGGTGTCGGGAGTCCTACGCGGGCACCCGGTGCCGGAGAGAAGTTGTTAAGCTCGCTGCCTGGGGAGTACGGCCGCAAGGTTGAAACTTAAAGGAATTGGCGGGGGAGCACCGCAACGGGAGGAGCGTGCGGTTTAATTGGATTCAACGCCGGAAAGCTCACCGGGATCGACCATTTGATGTGGGCCAGGTTGAAGGCCTTGCCTGAATTATGGAGAGGTGGTGCATGGCCGCCGTCAGTTCGTACCGTAAGGCGTTCTGTTAAGTCAGATAACGAACGAGACCCTTATCCTCAATTGCCACTGTCAACTCCGGTTGGCAAGCACATTGGGGAGACCGCTGGCGCTAAGTCAGAGGAAGGATAGGGCAACGGTAGGTCAGTATGCCCCGAATGTCCCGGGCTACACGCGCGCTACAAAGGACAGGACAATGGGTATCGACGCCGAGAGGCGAAGGCAATCCCGAAACCTGTTCGTAGTTCGGATTGAGGGCTGAAACTCGCCCTCATGAAGCTGGATTCCGTAGTAATCGCGTCTCAAAATGGCGCGGTGAATATGCCCCTGCTCCTTGCACACACCGCCCGTCAAACCATCTGAGTAGGGTCCAAGTGAGGGTGTCTCATCTGGGACATTCGAACTTGGGCTCTGCAAGGAGGGTTAAGTCGTAACAAGGTATCCGTAGGGGAACCTGCGGATGGATCACCTCCTAAGAAAAACAAACCTTGCGTCTGCTGGTCACGCTGGTCGTGACCGGAGACGTTGACAGGGTGAAGCAAGCACCAAAGTCCGCTCGCACGGACACACCTGCCCTTTCTGGCTCGAACCGCTTCCGAGCGCTACGCCCCCAGTCATCCTGGGCACGTAGATCAGCTGGTAGATCGCTACCCTTGCAAGGTAGAGGCCTCGGGTTCAAATCCCGACGTGTCCACTCGCAAGGCGGTCGCGCCGGCCCTCGGAAGTTTCAAATAAGGAGGCTGCCATCCCGGCGGCCTCCAAGTCACATTCCAAAGGAATTCACCTTGGAAAGCGGCAAACGAGCTGAAGCTCGAATGTCGCTCACCGGCCTAGGACGTGAGACGCGCGCCTCCGGCGCGCGCGGTCCGATGATGGTCGAACGCAAACGCAACCTGGAAGTTAGTTGAGCCAACACGCTAGGCGGCTGTTACGCGCCGTATGGAGGATGGCTCGGCTCGAGCGCCGAAGAAGGTCGTGCCAAGCTGCGAAATGCCCCGGGTAGACGCATGGAGTCTCTGATCCGGGGATCGCCGAATTGGACATCCAGACACCTTCGGGTGTCATACCCTTCGGGTACGGTAACCTGCCGGATTGAAGCATCTTAGTAGGCAGAGGAAAAGAAATCAATGAGATGCCGTTAGTAAAGGCGATCGAAAGCGGCATAGGGCAATCCGAATCCGTGGTCGAGAGGCCATGGAAATGTGGATTTGTGGACCCGGGTACGTCCGACCCGCTAACTTGAAGTCTGCTGGAACGCAGCGCCACAGAGGGTGATAGCCCCGTAGAGGTACACGAAAGGACGATTCCGGAGTTCCTGAGTAGCATGCGTTGGAAATCGCGTGTGAATTCGGGGGCACCAACCTCGAACCCTAAACACGTCTCGAGACCGATAGTGCAGTAGTAACGTGAGTGAACGCTGCAAAGCACCCTTGACGGGAAGTGAAAAGACCCTGAAACCATACGGCTACAGCTTGGGAATGGCATGAAAGCGACGAAGCGGGAGAGATCCCGTGGAGCAGTGTCTTCCCGTACGTTCTGAAAAACGGGCCAGGGAGTTCCATCCAGTGGCGAGGTTAAGGCGTGAAACGCCGGAGCCGAAGCGAAAGCGACAAGCCCGCAGTATCCACGAGGGGCGAGGTGCGCTCGCCTGGAGTCACTGGAGCGAGACCCGAAGCCAGACGATCTATGCCTGGGCAGGATGAAGCCCTACGAAAGTGGGGTGGAGGTCCGACCCCTTGGTGATGTGCAAATCCTTGGGTTGACCTGGGTATAGGGGTGAAAGTCCAATCGAGTCTGGGGATAGCTGGTTCCTCCCGAGACTGCTCGCAGGCAGACCTCCGGGGAGATCGGTGGTGCGGTAGAGCACTGATTACCCATTTAGGGCGGGAAACCGCTCGGT of Candidatus Thermoplasmatota archaeon contains these proteins:
- a CDS encoding MarR family transcriptional regulator — translated: MRSPGRPLVILLLVLALPAASAAAGEGSFTFEGAAGLVGAVTADVETGAFAVRALDAPAPGASIYLEARAIELVHVTRTQTSVGSVQHSGDFAREARHYAHERVAVEGLASGGVAAVVGTYGEGSRFASRDATLLGVARAYVARAGDAPWQGTPDGDPATFALVVDDAIAIAGAATRVNLTGEITLFLEGGRVTAGGDTFETGRTTRVVAPGVTETKLSHVVIKARGATLALASDDASVTWLAPAPVLSVDGALVGTDAVGRLDVERTRYESDGGALVIEGALALAPRRIASSSPTLDPYADVVDQRLGSSVSGEITAVSLAGRAVVAPAEVAAAVGGLALFAAAAWFWPTVKYGATVALVPLYSRLAEPKILDNDVRAAIFRIVQTNPGISARAVHRASRQSWGTVVYHLRLLERHHRITSRRVGRSRHFYENHGKYRGVEMEIVVLKGPKAELLARAVTAAPGVTQDVLTAQMGLPQSTVSYHLQKLIRARLVEERRDGKFVHYHATASLTALLARLDASSTAPPAATAA